The DNA window ATTTTTCCATAACAAAATGCCTTCCTGTTCAATGGATTGAGCAAGGGGATAGTGATCTTTTTTCATGGTCAGCCATTCTTCCTGTGGAATTTCCATAATGGCAAGTAGCTCCTCATAATCAACGGATTCCATTGCCTTCTCACTGATTTCATCAATACCATTGGTGGTATCTAAATTTCGCTTTTTTGAAACAATCAAAATATCGATATCAGAATC is part of the Deltaproteobacteria bacterium genome and encodes:
- a CDS encoding nucleotidyltransferase domain-containing protein; the protein is FHTEPKICETAKSFVKQIQDSKIANEILEIWLFGSYARGNYKPDSDIDILIVSKKRNLDTTNGIDEISEKAMESVDYEELLAIMEIPQEEWLTMKKDHYPLAQSIEQEGILLWKNQ